The Paramisgurnus dabryanus chromosome 3, PD_genome_1.1, whole genome shotgun sequence genome includes a window with the following:
- the LOC141281997 gene encoding uncharacterized protein → MNFPTTTTDRLVVYRDQESGLLVCGGRIQNFKEDKVSVPLLPYSAWVSMLLAREAHDEGHEGVAATLLKMRKKAWVIRGRKIAQKIVDNCIICKKARAKRCQQVMGNLPQERTRPAAPFEYTAVDLFGPYQVKDDVKKRVTMKVWGIVFCCMASRAIHTELVNTMSTESFLMAYQRFTAIRGHPKKIWSDPGTNFVGAKSVLEELYTFLNGLDRSAVEEVSARNGTDWQWKIQPADSPHRNGAAEAAVRIVKKAFQSLGRESGLSYSEFQTTLQIAANLANERPIDARVQSHEDSVQYITPNTLLLGRVSSSGDFKTFDFTSYPYKRLHEMQHQVNRFWKSWSQLAGPNLFVRSKWHTLTRNVTVGDIVWLCDQNALRGQFKLGRVVSVNPDPGGVVRDVKVRIVQSCCVPVAKSTPKHPVSKVQKDFQSRILHRDVRRLVVLLPAEEQLGGLGEKL, encoded by the coding sequence ATGAACTTCCCTACTACCACTACAGACCGGCTGGTAGTTTACAGAGATCAAGAATCCGGGTTGCTGGTTTGTGGTGGAAGAATCCAAAACTTTAAAGAAGATAAAGTCAGTGTTCCCCTCTTACCCTACAGTGCGTGGGTTTCAATGTTGTTAGCTCGTGAGGCACATGATGAGGGTCATGAGGGAGTGGCCGCAACCCTATTAAAGATGAGGAAGAAAGCATGGGTTATCAGAGGAAGAAAAATCGCTCAGAAGATCGTTGACAACTGCATAATCTGTAAGAAAGCCAGAGCTAAAAGATGTCAACAAGTAATGGGCAACTTGCCTCAAGAAAGGACCAGACCCGCAGCCCCATTCGAGTACACAGCTGTTGACCTGTTTGGACCCTATCAAGTAAAAGATGATGTGAAGAAGCGGGTCACAATGAAGGTGTGGGGAATTGTATTCTGCTGCATGGCTAGTAGGGCTATTCACACAGAGCTGGTCAATACTATGTCAACTGAGAGTTTTCTAATGGCATATCAGAGGTTTACTGCAATTCGAGGGCACCCTAAGAAGATATGGTCTGACCCAGGAACCAACTTTGTAGGTGCTAAATCTGTCTTGGAAGAACTATATACATTCCTGAATGGTCTGGACAGATCTGCTGTGGAGGAAGTTTCGGCTCGAAATGGAACTGACTGGCAGTGGAAAATTCAACCAGCTGATTCGCCTCATCGTAACGGCGCTGCTGAAGCTGCAGTTCGCATTGTGAAAAAGGCATTCCAGAGTTTGGGAAGAGAGTCGGGTCTCAGTTATAGTGAGTTCCAGACAACACTTCAGATTGCTGCCAACCTTGCCAATGAACGTCCAATAGATGCCAGAGTGCAGAGTCATGAAGATAGTGTGCAATACATCACACCTAATACACTTCTGTTGGGACGAGTATCTTCAAGTGGTGACTTTAAGACTTTTGATTTCACAAGCTACCCTTATAAGAGACTTCATGAGATGCAGCACCAGGTCAACAGGTTCTGGAAATCCTGGAGCCAGCTTGCTGGACCCAACCTGTTTGTGAGAAGCAAATGGCATACCCTAACAAGGAATGTTACTGTTGGGGATATTGTGTGGCTGTGCGATCAGAATGCATTGAGGGGCCAGTTCAAGCTTGGAAGAGTTGTTAGTGTTAACCCTGACCCTGGAGGTGTTGTGCGAGATGTAAAGGTTAGAATCGTTCAAAGCTGTTGTGTCCCTGTTGCAAAATCAACACCCAAGCATCCTGTTTCTAAAGTCCAGAAGGACTTTCAGTCCAGAATTTTACACAGGGATGTCAGACGCTTGGTTGTCTTGCTGCCAGCTGAGGAGCAGCTAGGAGGCCTAGGAGAAAAGCTCTGA